The genomic region GAACAATTGCAAGAGCTAGGTGTTGCGTCGATTGTTGAAAAGCAAGACGAAAAATAAAACGCCAAAGGTGTGAATAAACAAAGCCTCGTACTATGCGAGGCTTTGTCGTTGTGTAGCAAGCTGTTTTTAAGGGAGTATTTCCATTAGGTGAAATTCTCTTTATGCTAAATGGCTAAGGCCGTTTTGTTAGCAACCAACACAAAAGTTAATATTTGATGAGTATCATATTAGGGATAGATCCAGGATCACGTATCACCGGTTATGGGGTGATTTACAAACAGGGACGCAAATTTCAATATCTAGGCAGTGGCTGTATCAAAACGATATCGGCCGGTGACGATATGGCAAAGCGCTTGCAAGTTATTTTTGCCGGTGTAACAGAACTTATTACTCAGTTTAACCCTGATATGTTTGCTATTGAGCAAGTGTTTATGGGGTTGAACCCAGCAGGCGCGCTCAAGCTTGGTCAAGCGCGTGGCGCGGCTATTGTTGCGGCGACCAATGCCGATCTTGACGTAGCGGAATATTCGGCACGGCAAATTAAACAAGCCGTTGTGGGGACAGGAGCTGCGAAAAAAGAGCAAGTGCAGCACATGGTTGCCAGTATTCTAAAATTGCCGGCCCTACCTCAAGCAGATGCAGCTGATGCATTAGCCGTGGCGATATGCCACGCCCATAGTTATGACTCAT from Thalassotalea sp. Sam97 harbors:
- the ruvC gene encoding crossover junction endodeoxyribonuclease RuvC; translated protein: MSIILGIDPGSRITGYGVIYKQGRKFQYLGSGCIKTISAGDDMAKRLQVIFAGVTELITQFNPDMFAIEQVFMGLNPAGALKLGQARGAAIVAATNADLDVAEYSARQIKQAVVGTGAAKKEQVQHMVASILKLPALPQADAADALAVAICHAHSYDSLIKMAGQASKTVRGRLR